One genomic region from Gossypium hirsutum isolate 1008001.06 chromosome D13, Gossypium_hirsutum_v2.1, whole genome shotgun sequence encodes:
- the LOC107894286 gene encoding protein IN CHLOROPLAST ATPASE BIOGENESIS, chloroplastic isoform X2 translates to MKAGLLGMLHSPPYATSVPLRHVRARVTCSSSSGETIVSPGSRHGLIPLAIPLSENMSGSMTALLRWPTAPPGMEMPVVEVRKHGVWLLANNVDQYIHRILVEEDADESHGSNGELFHASSEAGKKLYTRGDFAESKISNLDGYLLKKVGLFSDLLERKVMRHFEEGDQVSALVTGEFYTKKDLFPGFGRPFVFNAEILLKVGRASEAKDSARVALKSPWWTLGCTYQDVASIAQWEDEQIEYIKEKVSEEGRQEDLKKGKALAQVALDEAAFLLDLASIDGTWGDYLDRIAECYKEAGLGEIANFILYRD, encoded by the exons ATGAAGGCTGGGCTGCTGGGAATGCTGCACTCACCTCCTTATGCTACCTCAGTTCCTCTCCGTCATGTTAGAGCCAGGGTTACTTGTTCTTCTTCCTCTG GTGAAACCATAGTTTCTCCAGGATCAAGGCACGGGTTAATCCCCCTTGCCATTCCTCTTTCAGAAAATATGTCAG GTTCTATGACTGCTTTGCTGCGGTGGCCAACTGCTCCACCTGG AATGGAGATGCCAGTTGTGGAAGTTCGCAAGCATGGGGTGTGGCTTTTAGCCAACAAT GTAGATCAATATATCCATAGAATCCTAGTTGAAGAAGATGCTGATGAATCACATGGAAGTAATGGTGAATTATTTCATGCTTCATCTGAGGCTGGCAAGAAACTCTATACTAGGGGTGATTTTGCTGAATCAAAAATCTCCAATCTTGATGGTTATCTCTTGAAAAAG GTTGGACTGTTTTCAGATTTGTTGGAGCGAAAAGTTATGCGACATTTTGAGGAAGGGGATCAA GTTTCTGCTTTGGTGACAGGGGAATTCTATACAAAGAAGGATCTCTTTCCTGGATTTGGAAGGCCTTTTGTATTTAATGCAGAGATTTTGCTTAA AGTAGGGCGCGCATCAGAGGCAAAAGATTCTGCAAGGGTGGCTTTGAAATCACCATGGTGGACTTTAGGCTGCACATATCAG GATGTTGCCAGTATTGCACAGTGGGAGGATGAGCAAATCGAGTACATCAAAGAGAAGGTGTCGGAAGAAGGTAGACAAGAAGACTTGAAGAAAGGGAAGGCTTTGGCTCAG GTAGCATTAGATGAGGCTGCTTTTCTGCTGGATTTAGCTTCCATTGATGGAACTTGGGGGGACTATCTGGACCGCATCGCAGAATGTTACAAAGAGGCTGGTCTCGGTGAAATtgcaaattttattttgtatagAGATTAA
- the LOC107894286 gene encoding protein IN CHLOROPLAST ATPASE BIOGENESIS, chloroplastic isoform X1: MKAGLLGMLHSPPYATSVPLRHVRARVTCSSSSGHVSFIKDVAATQPPENLQHLLKMLQTRGETIVSPGSRHGLIPLAIPLSENMSGSMTALLRWPTAPPGMEMPVVEVRKHGVWLLANNVDQYIHRILVEEDADESHGSNGELFHASSEAGKKLYTRGDFAESKISNLDGYLLKKVGLFSDLLERKVMRHFEEGDQVSALVTGEFYTKKDLFPGFGRPFVFNAEILLKVGRASEAKDSARVALKSPWWTLGCTYQDVASIAQWEDEQIEYIKEKVSEEGRQEDLKKGKALAQVALDEAAFLLDLASIDGTWGDYLDRIAECYKEAGLGEIANFILYRD; the protein is encoded by the exons ATGAAGGCTGGGCTGCTGGGAATGCTGCACTCACCTCCTTATGCTACCTCAGTTCCTCTCCGTCATGTTAGAGCCAGGGTTACTTGTTCTTCTTCCTCTG GCCATGTATCATTCATTAAAGATGTAGCTGCTACTCAACCACCTGAGAATCTTCAGCACTTGCTTAAAATGCTTCAAACTAGAG GTGAAACCATAGTTTCTCCAGGATCAAGGCACGGGTTAATCCCCCTTGCCATTCCTCTTTCAGAAAATATGTCAG GTTCTATGACTGCTTTGCTGCGGTGGCCAACTGCTCCACCTGG AATGGAGATGCCAGTTGTGGAAGTTCGCAAGCATGGGGTGTGGCTTTTAGCCAACAAT GTAGATCAATATATCCATAGAATCCTAGTTGAAGAAGATGCTGATGAATCACATGGAAGTAATGGTGAATTATTTCATGCTTCATCTGAGGCTGGCAAGAAACTCTATACTAGGGGTGATTTTGCTGAATCAAAAATCTCCAATCTTGATGGTTATCTCTTGAAAAAG GTTGGACTGTTTTCAGATTTGTTGGAGCGAAAAGTTATGCGACATTTTGAGGAAGGGGATCAA GTTTCTGCTTTGGTGACAGGGGAATTCTATACAAAGAAGGATCTCTTTCCTGGATTTGGAAGGCCTTTTGTATTTAATGCAGAGATTTTGCTTAA AGTAGGGCGCGCATCAGAGGCAAAAGATTCTGCAAGGGTGGCTTTGAAATCACCATGGTGGACTTTAGGCTGCACATATCAG GATGTTGCCAGTATTGCACAGTGGGAGGATGAGCAAATCGAGTACATCAAAGAGAAGGTGTCGGAAGAAGGTAGACAAGAAGACTTGAAGAAAGGGAAGGCTTTGGCTCAG GTAGCATTAGATGAGGCTGCTTTTCTGCTGGATTTAGCTTCCATTGATGGAACTTGGGGGGACTATCTGGACCGCATCGCAGAATGTTACAAAGAGGCTGGTCTCGGTGAAATtgcaaattttattttgtatagAGATTAA
- the LOC107894286 gene encoding protein IN CHLOROPLAST ATPASE BIOGENESIS, chloroplastic isoform X4, with the protein MKAGLLGMLHSPPYATSVPLRHVRARVTCSSSSGHVSFIKDVAATQPPENLQHLLKMLQTRGETIVSPGSRHGLIPLAIPLSENMSGSMTALLRWPTAPPGMEMPVVEVRKHGVWLLANNVDQYIHRILVEEDADESHGSNGELFHASSEAGKKLYTRGDFAESKISNLDGYLLKKVGLFSDLLERKVMRHFEEGDQVSALVTGEFYTKKDLFPGFGRPFVFNAEILLKARIRGKRFCKGGFEITMVDFRLHISGCCQYCTVGG; encoded by the exons ATGAAGGCTGGGCTGCTGGGAATGCTGCACTCACCTCCTTATGCTACCTCAGTTCCTCTCCGTCATGTTAGAGCCAGGGTTACTTGTTCTTCTTCCTCTG GCCATGTATCATTCATTAAAGATGTAGCTGCTACTCAACCACCTGAGAATCTTCAGCACTTGCTTAAAATGCTTCAAACTAGAG GTGAAACCATAGTTTCTCCAGGATCAAGGCACGGGTTAATCCCCCTTGCCATTCCTCTTTCAGAAAATATGTCAG GTTCTATGACTGCTTTGCTGCGGTGGCCAACTGCTCCACCTGG AATGGAGATGCCAGTTGTGGAAGTTCGCAAGCATGGGGTGTGGCTTTTAGCCAACAAT GTAGATCAATATATCCATAGAATCCTAGTTGAAGAAGATGCTGATGAATCACATGGAAGTAATGGTGAATTATTTCATGCTTCATCTGAGGCTGGCAAGAAACTCTATACTAGGGGTGATTTTGCTGAATCAAAAATCTCCAATCTTGATGGTTATCTCTTGAAAAAG GTTGGACTGTTTTCAGATTTGTTGGAGCGAAAAGTTATGCGACATTTTGAGGAAGGGGATCAA GTTTCTGCTTTGGTGACAGGGGAATTCTATACAAAGAAGGATCTCTTTCCTGGATTTGGAAGGCCTTTTGTATTTAATGCAGAGATTTTGCTTAA GGCGCGCATCAGAGGCAAAAGATTCTGCAAGGGTGGCTTTGAAATCACCATGGTGGACTTTAGGCTGCACATATCAG GATGTTGCCAGTATTGCACAGTGGGAGGATGA
- the LOC107894286 gene encoding protein IN CHLOROPLAST ATPASE BIOGENESIS, chloroplastic isoform X3: MLQTRGETIVSPGSRHGLIPLAIPLSENMSGSMTALLRWPTAPPGMEMPVVEVRKHGVWLLANNVDQYIHRILVEEDADESHGSNGELFHASSEAGKKLYTRGDFAESKISNLDGYLLKKVGLFSDLLERKVMRHFEEGDQVSALVTGEFYTKKDLFPGFGRPFVFNAEILLKVGRASEAKDSARVALKSPWWTLGCTYQDVASIAQWEDEQIEYIKEKVSEEGRQEDLKKGKALAQVALDEAAFLLDLASIDGTWGDYLDRIAECYKEAGLGEIANFILYRD; encoded by the exons ATGCTTCAAACTAGAG GTGAAACCATAGTTTCTCCAGGATCAAGGCACGGGTTAATCCCCCTTGCCATTCCTCTTTCAGAAAATATGTCAG GTTCTATGACTGCTTTGCTGCGGTGGCCAACTGCTCCACCTGG AATGGAGATGCCAGTTGTGGAAGTTCGCAAGCATGGGGTGTGGCTTTTAGCCAACAAT GTAGATCAATATATCCATAGAATCCTAGTTGAAGAAGATGCTGATGAATCACATGGAAGTAATGGTGAATTATTTCATGCTTCATCTGAGGCTGGCAAGAAACTCTATACTAGGGGTGATTTTGCTGAATCAAAAATCTCCAATCTTGATGGTTATCTCTTGAAAAAG GTTGGACTGTTTTCAGATTTGTTGGAGCGAAAAGTTATGCGACATTTTGAGGAAGGGGATCAA GTTTCTGCTTTGGTGACAGGGGAATTCTATACAAAGAAGGATCTCTTTCCTGGATTTGGAAGGCCTTTTGTATTTAATGCAGAGATTTTGCTTAA AGTAGGGCGCGCATCAGAGGCAAAAGATTCTGCAAGGGTGGCTTTGAAATCACCATGGTGGACTTTAGGCTGCACATATCAG GATGTTGCCAGTATTGCACAGTGGGAGGATGAGCAAATCGAGTACATCAAAGAGAAGGTGTCGGAAGAAGGTAGACAAGAAGACTTGAAGAAAGGGAAGGCTTTGGCTCAG GTAGCATTAGATGAGGCTGCTTTTCTGCTGGATTTAGCTTCCATTGATGGAACTTGGGGGGACTATCTGGACCGCATCGCAGAATGTTACAAAGAGGCTGGTCTCGGTGAAATtgcaaattttattttgtatagAGATTAA
- the LOC121225660 gene encoding filament-like plant protein 7 isoform X1, producing the protein MEAWVFASKIKVMDQKTWLWRKKSSLKRIDEEVQMPDSGRDRIVKNLNEKLASVLLDCHAKEDVVIENVQMIQESNAGREKAEEAYVTLLKEGIDEALRQGKMADEKLAHSDAAMKASSEFERATNELQDKLTETNRRVEELIIENSRLSRALVVKEKLIEDQRKHKSRADAEFTALTARLDVIEKENVFLKYEFHVVEKELEIRKEEMEYNRRLADLAHKQHLDSVKRITKLEAECQKLLIVEEENMVLKAIMIHSSNLARSQTSSRPTEVEIHSMELVRSSQISSELSVTSGFDIGSIDGNSSYCSWTNGLVSESEVTVQRRVKNQMQHNVITVPEMRLMDDFEEMEKLALVSGDGYNQVSDHCGFSNTKGMNSRDMVAEGSSDWLQVVLHAIFEHKRVSDRSLDEILEDIEITLSAFNKPACSMHTIESDTLDVNSYIAWKSLNTSPTAGSVCGASSVETLTGTTKKQHCHSNLRKSICKIIELIEGTALTSYNTSSSSRNQTPKQLAGHEEYFVRVFQCQSSELETVLEQFLCTCDDLLNQRADLENFAEELSFALDWIVNNCVTPKEASSARNEIKRHFGCNIWCSLEEENKRLKSDLKNMEARLESETRKSETLTLQLRESDESIGSLQAELKKLKESNDMMEDQVENQKSINEDLETQITVSKAKLNETFQKCSSLEVELEYKNNCCEELEEACFELQLQLESVAKKETPKYVTHQEGKQSQNGWEITAASVKLAECQETIMNIGKQLKVLASPHDAALLHRVFSNKGGGAAATTVINNIRVNKRFSLRDQMLADGGAKEEGLQSPNIQGTLCIQEVGNSSFPQPNNCNNMQASGLLLKASEAYLGSKNESGNAGIMALAIVPSKKQGFGFLRRLLFGKKKGHNKKSCHQETEQ; encoded by the exons atggaaGCTTGGGTTTTTGCTTCAA AAATCAAAGTCATGGATCAGAAAACATGGCTTTGGAGGAAAAAATCTTCTTTGAAGCGAATTGATGAAGAG GTACAAATGCCTGATAGTGGACGAGATAGAATTGTGAAAAATCTAAATGAAAAGCTTGCTTCAGTTCTCCTTGACTGTCATGCTAAGGAGGATGTGGTGATAGAAAATGTGCAAATGATACAAGAATCCAATGCAG GTAGGGAGAAGGCAGAAGAAGCTTATGTAACCCTTTTAAAGGAAGGGATTGATGAAGCTTTGAGGCAGGGAAAAATGGCAGATGAAAAGTTAGCTCACTCAGATGCTGCCATGAAGGCATCGAGTGAGTTCGAGAGAGCAACAAATGAATTACAAGACAAGCTGACAGAGACAAACAGGAGGGTTGAAGAGTTGATCATTGAGAACTCTCGTCTGAGTAGGGCCCTAGTGGTGAAAGAAAAATTAATCGAAGATCAGCGGAAGCACAAGTCTCGGGCGGATGCGGAATTCACTGCACTAACGGCTAGATTAGATGTCATTGAAAAGGAGAACGTGTTTCTGAAATATGAGTTTCATGTTGTCGAGAAGGAGCTTGAGATCAGAAAAGAAGAGATGGAATACAATCGTAGATTAGCTGATTTAGCTCATAAGCAACATTTGGACAGTGTAAAGAGGATAACCAAGTTGGAAGCTGAATGCCAGAAATTACTTATTGTGGAAGAAGAGAACATGGTTCTTAAGGCAATAATGATCCATTCATCGAACTTAGCACGTTCTCAAACATCATCCAGGCCGACTGAGGTTGAGATCCATTCCATGGAGCTGGTAAGGAGTAGTCAAATATCAAGTGAACTATCTGTAACATCAGGTTTTGATATTGGAAGTATTGATGGAAACAGCTCTTATTGTTCATGGACTAATGGTTTGGTTTCGGAATCTGAAGTGACTGTACAGAGGAGAGTTAAGAATCAGATGCAGCATAACGTCATTACGGTTCCAGAAATGAGATTAATGGATGATTTTGAAGAGATGGAAAAATTAGCCTTAGTTTCTGGAGATGGATATAATCAAGTGTCTGATCACTGTGGCTTCAGCAACACAAAAGGGATGAACTCAAGAGATATGGTAGCTGAAGGATCCTCTGATTGGCTTCAGGTTGTTTTGCATGCCATCTTCGAGCACAAACGTGTTTCAGACCGAAGTTTAGATGAAATTCTCGAGGACATTGAAATCACTTTGTCTGCTTTTAATAAACCAGCATGTTCAATGCATACCATAGAATCTGATACTCTTGATGTCAATAGCTACATTGCCTGGAAATCTCTGAACACATCTCCGACTGCAGGTTCGGTATGTGGTGCCTCTAGTGTTGAGACCTTGACCGGAACAACAAAGAAGCAACACTGTCATTCTAATCTGAGAAAGTCAATCTGTAAAATCATTGAGTTGATTGAAGGAACTGCTCTAACATCTTACAATACCTCAAGCAGTTCCAGAAATCAAACTCCCAAACAATTAGCAGGTCATGAAGAGTACTTTGTCCGCGTTTTTCAATGCCAAAGTTCTGAATTAGAAACTGTTTTAGAACAGTTTCTTTGTACATGTGATGATCTGTTGAATCAAAGGGCTGATCTTGAAAATTTTGCTGAAGAACTCTCATTTGCTTTAGACTGGATTGTGAACAATTGTGTTACTCCTAAGGAAGCTTCAAGTGCAAGGAATGAGATCAAAAGGCATTTTGGTTGCAATATTTGGTGTAGCCTGGAAGAAGAAAACAAGAGATTAAAATCTGATTTGAAGAATATGGAAGCCAGGCTCGAGTCAGAAACTCGCAAGAGTGAGACCTTGACGTTACAACTTCGTGAATCAGACGAAAGCATTGGAAGCTTACAAGCAGAACTTAAGAAGCTAAAAGAATCAAACGATATGATGGAGGATCAGGTTGAAAATCAGAAATCAATAAATGAAGATCTCGAAACCCAAATCACAGTTTCCAAAGCTAAACTGAACGAAACCTTCCAGAAATGTTCTTCTTTGGAAGTCGAGTTGGAGTACAAAAATAACTGTTGTGAGGAGCTAGAAGAGGCATGTTTTGAGCTTCAACTCCAGTTAGAGAG TGTGGCAAAGAAAGAAACACCGAAATATGTCACGCATCAAGAGGGCAAGCAATCTCAAAAT GGTTGGGAAATTACTGCAGCTTCAGTCAAGTTAGCAGAGTGCCAAGAAACAATTATGAACATAGGTAAGCAACTAAAGGTGTTGGCCTCACCGCATGATGCAGCTCTCCTTCACAGGGTTTTCTCCAACAAGGGTGGGGGTGCTGCTGCCACCACTGTAATAAACAATATAAGGGTGAACAAACGCTTCTCCTTGCGCGATCAAATGCTGGCTGATGGTGGTGCTAAAGAAGAAGGGCTCCAGTCTCCCAATATCCAAGGAACTTTATGCATCCAAGAAGTAGGGAATTCCTCCTTTCCACAACCCAATAACTGCAACAACATGCAAGCTTCAGGTTTGCTGTTAAAGGCATCAGAAGCATATCTTGGTTCCAAGAATGAAAGTGGAAATGCTGGAATTATGGCTTTGGCAATAGTGCCAAGCAAGAAGCAAGGATTTGGTTTCCTAAGGAGgctgctttttggaaagaagaaAGGTCACAATAAGAAATCTTGTCACCAAGAGACTGAGCAGTGA
- the LOC121225660 gene encoding filament-like plant protein 7 isoform X2, producing MDQKTWLWRKKSSLKRIDEEVQMPDSGRDRIVKNLNEKLASVLLDCHAKEDVVIENVQMIQESNAGREKAEEAYVTLLKEGIDEALRQGKMADEKLAHSDAAMKASSEFERATNELQDKLTETNRRVEELIIENSRLSRALVVKEKLIEDQRKHKSRADAEFTALTARLDVIEKENVFLKYEFHVVEKELEIRKEEMEYNRRLADLAHKQHLDSVKRITKLEAECQKLLIVEEENMVLKAIMIHSSNLARSQTSSRPTEVEIHSMELVRSSQISSELSVTSGFDIGSIDGNSSYCSWTNGLVSESEVTVQRRVKNQMQHNVITVPEMRLMDDFEEMEKLALVSGDGYNQVSDHCGFSNTKGMNSRDMVAEGSSDWLQVVLHAIFEHKRVSDRSLDEILEDIEITLSAFNKPACSMHTIESDTLDVNSYIAWKSLNTSPTAGSVCGASSVETLTGTTKKQHCHSNLRKSICKIIELIEGTALTSYNTSSSSRNQTPKQLAGHEEYFVRVFQCQSSELETVLEQFLCTCDDLLNQRADLENFAEELSFALDWIVNNCVTPKEASSARNEIKRHFGCNIWCSLEEENKRLKSDLKNMEARLESETRKSETLTLQLRESDESIGSLQAELKKLKESNDMMEDQVENQKSINEDLETQITVSKAKLNETFQKCSSLEVELEYKNNCCEELEEACFELQLQLESVAKKETPKYVTHQEGKQSQNGWEITAASVKLAECQETIMNIGKQLKVLASPHDAALLHRVFSNKGGGAAATTVINNIRVNKRFSLRDQMLADGGAKEEGLQSPNIQGTLCIQEVGNSSFPQPNNCNNMQASGLLLKASEAYLGSKNESGNAGIMALAIVPSKKQGFGFLRRLLFGKKKGHNKKSCHQETEQ from the exons ATGGATCAGAAAACATGGCTTTGGAGGAAAAAATCTTCTTTGAAGCGAATTGATGAAGAG GTACAAATGCCTGATAGTGGACGAGATAGAATTGTGAAAAATCTAAATGAAAAGCTTGCTTCAGTTCTCCTTGACTGTCATGCTAAGGAGGATGTGGTGATAGAAAATGTGCAAATGATACAAGAATCCAATGCAG GTAGGGAGAAGGCAGAAGAAGCTTATGTAACCCTTTTAAAGGAAGGGATTGATGAAGCTTTGAGGCAGGGAAAAATGGCAGATGAAAAGTTAGCTCACTCAGATGCTGCCATGAAGGCATCGAGTGAGTTCGAGAGAGCAACAAATGAATTACAAGACAAGCTGACAGAGACAAACAGGAGGGTTGAAGAGTTGATCATTGAGAACTCTCGTCTGAGTAGGGCCCTAGTGGTGAAAGAAAAATTAATCGAAGATCAGCGGAAGCACAAGTCTCGGGCGGATGCGGAATTCACTGCACTAACGGCTAGATTAGATGTCATTGAAAAGGAGAACGTGTTTCTGAAATATGAGTTTCATGTTGTCGAGAAGGAGCTTGAGATCAGAAAAGAAGAGATGGAATACAATCGTAGATTAGCTGATTTAGCTCATAAGCAACATTTGGACAGTGTAAAGAGGATAACCAAGTTGGAAGCTGAATGCCAGAAATTACTTATTGTGGAAGAAGAGAACATGGTTCTTAAGGCAATAATGATCCATTCATCGAACTTAGCACGTTCTCAAACATCATCCAGGCCGACTGAGGTTGAGATCCATTCCATGGAGCTGGTAAGGAGTAGTCAAATATCAAGTGAACTATCTGTAACATCAGGTTTTGATATTGGAAGTATTGATGGAAACAGCTCTTATTGTTCATGGACTAATGGTTTGGTTTCGGAATCTGAAGTGACTGTACAGAGGAGAGTTAAGAATCAGATGCAGCATAACGTCATTACGGTTCCAGAAATGAGATTAATGGATGATTTTGAAGAGATGGAAAAATTAGCCTTAGTTTCTGGAGATGGATATAATCAAGTGTCTGATCACTGTGGCTTCAGCAACACAAAAGGGATGAACTCAAGAGATATGGTAGCTGAAGGATCCTCTGATTGGCTTCAGGTTGTTTTGCATGCCATCTTCGAGCACAAACGTGTTTCAGACCGAAGTTTAGATGAAATTCTCGAGGACATTGAAATCACTTTGTCTGCTTTTAATAAACCAGCATGTTCAATGCATACCATAGAATCTGATACTCTTGATGTCAATAGCTACATTGCCTGGAAATCTCTGAACACATCTCCGACTGCAGGTTCGGTATGTGGTGCCTCTAGTGTTGAGACCTTGACCGGAACAACAAAGAAGCAACACTGTCATTCTAATCTGAGAAAGTCAATCTGTAAAATCATTGAGTTGATTGAAGGAACTGCTCTAACATCTTACAATACCTCAAGCAGTTCCAGAAATCAAACTCCCAAACAATTAGCAGGTCATGAAGAGTACTTTGTCCGCGTTTTTCAATGCCAAAGTTCTGAATTAGAAACTGTTTTAGAACAGTTTCTTTGTACATGTGATGATCTGTTGAATCAAAGGGCTGATCTTGAAAATTTTGCTGAAGAACTCTCATTTGCTTTAGACTGGATTGTGAACAATTGTGTTACTCCTAAGGAAGCTTCAAGTGCAAGGAATGAGATCAAAAGGCATTTTGGTTGCAATATTTGGTGTAGCCTGGAAGAAGAAAACAAGAGATTAAAATCTGATTTGAAGAATATGGAAGCCAGGCTCGAGTCAGAAACTCGCAAGAGTGAGACCTTGACGTTACAACTTCGTGAATCAGACGAAAGCATTGGAAGCTTACAAGCAGAACTTAAGAAGCTAAAAGAATCAAACGATATGATGGAGGATCAGGTTGAAAATCAGAAATCAATAAATGAAGATCTCGAAACCCAAATCACAGTTTCCAAAGCTAAACTGAACGAAACCTTCCAGAAATGTTCTTCTTTGGAAGTCGAGTTGGAGTACAAAAATAACTGTTGTGAGGAGCTAGAAGAGGCATGTTTTGAGCTTCAACTCCAGTTAGAGAG TGTGGCAAAGAAAGAAACACCGAAATATGTCACGCATCAAGAGGGCAAGCAATCTCAAAAT GGTTGGGAAATTACTGCAGCTTCAGTCAAGTTAGCAGAGTGCCAAGAAACAATTATGAACATAGGTAAGCAACTAAAGGTGTTGGCCTCACCGCATGATGCAGCTCTCCTTCACAGGGTTTTCTCCAACAAGGGTGGGGGTGCTGCTGCCACCACTGTAATAAACAATATAAGGGTGAACAAACGCTTCTCCTTGCGCGATCAAATGCTGGCTGATGGTGGTGCTAAAGAAGAAGGGCTCCAGTCTCCCAATATCCAAGGAACTTTATGCATCCAAGAAGTAGGGAATTCCTCCTTTCCACAACCCAATAACTGCAACAACATGCAAGCTTCAGGTTTGCTGTTAAAGGCATCAGAAGCATATCTTGGTTCCAAGAATGAAAGTGGAAATGCTGGAATTATGGCTTTGGCAATAGTGCCAAGCAAGAAGCAAGGATTTGGTTTCCTAAGGAGgctgctttttggaaagaagaaAGGTCACAATAAGAAATCTTGTCACCAAGAGACTGAGCAGTGA